caaaaaaaattatattgttttaatttcatttgtttgtttacaatttgttgtttaccaaatactaaattaacataatattataaatttgttgttgtcgtaaaATGTGATTTACCCATTTGGTCGTTGTGCgaaaattaatgaatgaaatttcattCGCCAATTCGAAATATGTATAAGAACTGCAACGAGTATAACATTTTTGCTCATACTCGAGTCTGATTCAGTTGATTTATTCCGTTTGCTTCGGGTATATTGcagtatgtacatacgtatgtacatataatatagGAGCATTATCCCATTTCTATCATAATCACTGCTGGATggaataaatttgtataaatcataaataatataatatgaaattttaataatgaaatgtaatattaataaatattaagattaagtttgttttcactatattttattaatattgaatttgtcTTCACAATATTTTCTCTTATACTAcattatattgtttttctgTAAATTTAATCTATTAAAAACTGTATTTTTTTATCTAATATGTCTAATTACggttacttttaaattttttctattaaagAGTTCTAAGTAatcatttaaaacataataccatttctattttttttataaataaacattaaacttaattttttcgTTCCATTGCATTACAATTTCCTTGAAAAGTTAATAGTTAATTGTTAACTTACTTTATTTGTTATTCCGCAGAAATGTAAACTGTACATCTATCTATAAAATTAACTCAGTTTCCACATCAAGTGCATAAGCAAATGCATCATGATGACCTGCTTTAATCATTCCATTTCTACCATGATCACAaaagaataattttcaatttttataaattctgAAGATCACATAATAACATATGATCTGTTTTCACTATGTCTTATACAATACATTACATTGTTTTTCTGCAAATTTAACCtattaaagtatatacatagttaaatgttaacatattttatttgttatccCGAAGCAATTTAAACTATAAAACTATCGCAGTTTCCATCTCAAATGCATAAGCAATGCATCATGCTGACAATAACTAATCAAAGAACTACTTAATAGATTTATCTTTACAATGAGAGAGGAAGATAAGTATTGAAGCATCTATTTGCTAGCTTCATATTCATATCTAGCTCATGGCTAAGATAATAAGAGCAGTAGTTAAGAATAACCATTATAAAGAGAGTacacaatttgtaaatttcaagTCCTAACTAAGTTTGCTTCAAAGCTTCCACTATGGAGTCTATTCTTAACTTCTGTGAAACCTATTAAGCTATTATCTTATAGAAGGTGAGTTATACTCATTCATTTCTATATTCCCAGTCATATATTCATTCatcataatttgaaataaaatgtaaacaacgttgctaataatattataatttgtttaaaacgATCTCGAACTTTGCTTCCATTCTCTGTGGTTTAAAAGTGTTGGTTATAAAAAAAGCTACTATAGGACGTCAGACTAACAATGCGTTTtaagaaaaagaataattcCTCTATAATTGTTTTCTATCGTAGAGTTATGCGTGTCTGGGACATGTGTTATGCTTATAAAAGATGAGTTAAACTCATTCATTTCTATATTCCCAgtcatatattcatttataatcattttaaataaaatgtaaacaacgTTGTTAAATAGAGCTCAAACTTTGTTTCTATTCTCTGTGTTTTAAAAGTGTTGGTTATAAAGAAAGCTACGATATGACGTCTATGAATCTGTATGTTTTTCCCCAGCAAGATGCTGACAATGCTGCAATTTATCTATAACTACAACTAAGTTGTAGACTGAGAACTGTGAAAGGGGGTCAGTAAACCTGACGCCCCCAAGGCTGAACCTCAACTGAATAGAACGCACGGTTCTGGtttaataaacacacacacagataggaAGCTAGACTAGAATTATGGGTTGTAAAAAGTGGAAGACATTAGCTTGGGTTTACGTTCGTGACGTAGCCCGTGAATCATGCGACGAACTTCCCCATTGCGTGAACGTTTGaataaatacgagtatattttgttagtgaataaaagtgaatacataaatgaataataacatataaatCAGTATGTGCGTCTTAGGCATAGGTACAACGTGTATAAGAGGTAGTTATGGAGCTGCTCAGTTAACCAAAGATGACCTTCCCCTGACTTCTAGTACGAAAGGTTGACGGCCTGCTGACGATGGAAGATCTCGCTGCGCACCAAAATCTCATAGCTGCTGATGCCCACCTCCTGTCCGCCATAAGGAATGTGAATGCAGCGATGCGATTGTTGCACCTTGCCCGGCGTCAGGCTGCCACAATAGCGAGCTCTGCCCACAAAGAGAGGCTCCCCGTTGAAGGCGCGTCCCGCCTCCACAGCTCCAGGAGCAATGCTTCCCTCAGCCCGATGCACCCAATGGTATTTCCCCTGGCCCACGAGCACCTCATAGTTGGACTCGATGAGTTCGCGACCCGCATCCGTAATGTAAGCACAGCCGCGACTTGGCGCCGCCTTGCCCGGAATGTGACGACCATCGAAGTATCCACGACAAACCAACAGCGGAGCCATGTCGCTGTCGTGGCCACCATGCACCGCATCCGGAGGCGTGTAGCCGGGACTAGCGGGCAGCCAGACATCGTAGAGTTGGCCATGCGTTGAGCCAGCGCCATAGTTGGCAGCTGGCGCCACTTGAGCTGGCGTGTAACTGGAGCAACTGGGTCCATAGGGATCGAGTGGTGGCTTGTAGGTATCGGCGGGGGCATAGGCGCCCATTGGTGGCTTGTAGGTATCTGCGGGCATATAACCAGCAGCGCCCAAGGAGGAGCACGACGAAGAGGACGACGAGGAGGAGCTGTAGGCGGGGCCAGCTGTCTCCGCTGGAGCGTAGGAAGGCGGCAGCGCTGGCTTGGGAGGAAGCGgcagtgccacgcccacggGCTGTTGATAGGAGGGCAGTATGGAAGGTGTAGGCGGTGGATAAGGATCGGTGCTGGCCAGTGGAGTGGGCATGGGCATGCCCATGGCCTGGGCCATGGGAGTGGGCGTGTACTGAGGTGGACGATCGTGAAGAGAAAGTGGAGGTGCGTCGTAAGCTGGCGGATAGGGATAAGGCTTCAATCCGATTGGTGgcggagctgctgctgcgactgctgctggaggtggcggtggtggcggcgTCAGTGGACACTTCTCCAGCTGAGGGGATAGTGGTGGAGGTGGTGGCAATTGCCAGCCCGGCACTTGACGCTGCTCCTCCACCAGAATCTCATAGGAATCCAAGCGACGCTCAGCGCCACGATACGCAATGAAGAGCGCTCGATGCACCGACGAGATCTTGCCAATGATCAGATGTCCCTCGTAGTGTCCGCGTCCAATGTACACCGGCTGCTCCAGCGAGGTGCGTCCACACAGAACCGCATTCTCGGGTATCACGTGATCGTAGCACTTGATCCAGGCCAGATTGTCGCCGCACAGCATCTCGAAGATGTCCTTGGGCAGCGCCTCGCCACGCTGCGAGATGAAACCGATCTGCTTTGAGGGGACAACCTTGCACACGAGCATGTCGCCCTCGTGCTCCGCCCTGCCCACATAGATCATGGCGCCGTCTTCGTCATTGCCGCCCACAACTGCGTTTGGCGGCACCGAGGCGTAGGCCGATGACTGCACCCATTTGTAGGCTGAAACGATACCATTTTATCGATAGGTTAGCTTATCGGTTTGACATCAAACTTAAATCCTATATTACACAAAGCCCCAACATTCATAACAACAGCGTTTTATCTTATCAGCATTGGTTTGTGGTCTTCCACAGTGTGATGaagtttgcttttataaaCATTGATTTACAATATCAATGTGCATAtagtttatacatatattgtatatcaacagtactacatttattaatgttgattaaaatattgcaatgcACCATAAGTTAAACATATGTGCAATTTCGTATTACTTACTGCAAAGTAATAAACCCTCCTTTTATCAACTTGCGAGCAATTTATATGCATAATATGCATTGCATATATAGAGAAATATCACTATTAACATAATGAATTACTCACACCATTTCGGCAAATGCTATCTATAGAGTAGAGGGTATTATTTTGTATCGCTGAAGACGCCTACTGCATTCGggtctttgttgctttggGTGCCAATCtagcatattttaaatctagTACTATACCGAAATATCAAAtgtagcattcggtatattttagcttttTTATAGGCATATTTAGTGAATATGATTTTTTGTGGATGCGTAGattaaaatttggtatatgttgtaccctatggtattttttaatgtatttctaTAACGACataccaaatgtagctttCGGTATTATGGGTACAATTTTCGAATAtggttttttatacccgctacccatagggtagaagggtattataactttgtgccgacaggaaatgtatgtaacaggtagaaggaggcatctccgaccctataaagtatatatattcttgatcagcgtcaacagccgagacgatctagccatgtccgtctgtccgtctgtgtgtctgtgtgtctgtccgtctgtgtgtctgtccgtccgtccgtatgaacacctagatctcagagactataagagatagagctataatttttttttcgacagcatttgttatgtttgcacgcagataaagtttgtttcaaatttttgccacgcccacctccgcccccgcaaatcaaaaaaatcgaataacaagcgtaattttaaagctagagttgcgaattttggtatatataataataactatagtagttatgattcctaaaaatttggttgcgatcagataaaaattgtcgaagttattaaagaaatacttttgtatgggcaaaaacgcctacttactagagGTCTTAGTTggtttggctgacaatctggtatattgtgccgtctatggtatattttgaatgaggtactatatcgatataccacatataccatttggtatatttttagtatttttgtagtatatttggtatattttgagaaatataccgcaaaatatattgcttttattcaaaatgggtagcgggtatctcacagtcgagtacactcgactgtagctttcttacttgtttactatGCACTTGTTTAAGCTTACTTTTaactagttttttttaaatacttggCCGAATTCTTGCAGAATGAATTTATACACAATTGGCTAACAGCAATTgaattgcataaaaatgttggTATTGGTTACCACGCcgagcaaaaattgcaaagaaTTACGCAGATTCTTATTGGATTGTCAAAGAATATATGAATGCAAAGTATGTAGATTTATCCTTATTCTGGTTTTCATCACTGGCAGCATGTTCGGCATcacaaaaatgatttttcatCATCGCAAAAGAATATTTCGGTGAACTTCAATGCCGTTTTGGTTTATGTCTATTCccgaaatttatatttataggatattttaaatatttcccaAAGAACCTCAAGCCTTGAACAATAAgtattaacaagtaagaaagctacagtcgagtgtgctcgactgtgagatacccgctacccattttgaatgaaagcaaaatattgcgctattattttcaaaatataccaaaatactacaaaaatactaaaaatatgctaaatggtatatttggtatatcgatataataccgcattcaaaatataccataggcggCACAATaaaccagattgtcagccaaagcaactaagacccctagtaagtaggcgattttgcccatacaaaagtatttctttaatagcttcgacaattttcatctaaacgcaaccaaattttcaggaatcataactactatagttattattgtatataaattcgtaactctatttgtatataaattcgtaactctatttttttgatttgcgagggcggaagtgggcgtggcaaaatttgaaacaaacttgatctgcgtggaaacataacaaatgctgtcgaaaaaaaataatagctctatctcttatagtctctgagatctaggtgttcatacggacagacggacagggctagatcgtctcggctgttgatgctgatcaagaatatatataatttatagggtcggtggatgcctccttctacctgttacatacatttcctgccggcacaaagttataatacccttctaccctatgggtagcggtcAGGAAACCTTATTTTTGGTTCCTAATGGTTTCGTTCctaatgaatattatttttatcattcTTATCTTAATAATCCTAAATTCTTAATCATCATgattgtaatttaataattctaaTAATTGATTCTGAAATCTTTTCgctatttttttaaatttacatcaaaatttaagaataaatcgatttaaaacaattttatagcGAAAAAAGAATTATACTTTTCAAATTACTTATTTGTCAATCTAAGTTTTATCTTTAGACATAATGTGCCcgaaaaaacaattaattaaaacaatataactCAGTTTTATCATTATAATCATTTTGACTAAggaaaaaatgtttgtaaaatGTGAGCTGCATAAAGATATActataaatcattaaatattttatgcacaaTATAGTAAATGTTTAGCAATATTGTTCCTGAGAATTTCTCTATTTTTAATTCCAAGTCATTGAAATTTAGCCCATGACTTAATGCCTGTCGTTAACCCAACCGGAAATTTGCAATGATAAAAGATTGGTTTTATTATGATCAGGAGACTTTGGATTACAAAATTATAGTACACAATGGAACAGCTTGTGTTGCattactatatttttagtacagcattttatttttgttatgaaGGCTTATCTTTCTTTGTTATATCAGAAATTAATATTGACTgtcataaaaagaaaagtcaCAAACTGACTCACTATCTAAAAAAAGGACGGGAGCAAATTTGTAACCGTGTATGACCGAGTTCGTGCTAAAAGAGTCCGAGTTAAGCGAGGGCTAGGcgtattttaaaaactaattaaattattttcttacaCTGCACTATCGACAACTATCGTCGATAGATTTTCCTTGCTATCGTCGATAGTCGACAGTTTATGGAAACTATCAATCACTATCGATGGCGCAGACTATCGATAGTTGTCCAGCTCTAGTGTGTATCTCTTACTCGGTTTGCGAGTACTAAGTAGCACCGGCACTCAAAaatgtatgagtgtgagttGAGTGTCGAAATTTGCCACCCTTGACGATGTCTTTTGTACAGACTCCGATACGATATCTTATCGTTGAGCCGGGCTACCGACAATGGCCAACAACGCAGTCAACAACTGAGTCGGGAGCCTTATAAAACAACAGTTTACTTTCCACGCCAGTCAGTCAGATTTTAACCACTGTGAGAGCACATCACTTAATTAGTTACTTTCGCTGTAAACTTgagcaaaacacac
This is a stretch of genomic DNA from Drosophila albomicans strain 15112-1751.03 chromosome 3, ASM965048v2, whole genome shotgun sequence. It encodes these proteins:
- the LOC127565012 gene encoding translation initiation factor IF-2: MAYKWVQSSAYASVPPNAVVGGNDEDGAMIYVGRAEHEGDMLVCKVVPSKQIGFISQRGEALPKDIFEMLCGDNLAWIKCYDHVIPENAVLCGRTSLEQPVYIGRGHYEGHLIIGKISSVHRALFIAYRGAERRLDSYEILVEEQRQVPGWQLPPPPPLSPQLEKCPLTPPPPPPPAAVAAAAPPPIGLKPYPYPPAYDAPPLSLHDRPPQYTPTPMAQAMGMPMPTPLASTDPYPPPTPSILPSYQQPVGVALPLPPKPALPPSYAPAETAGPAYSSSSSSSSSCSSLGAAGYMPADTYKPPMGAYAPADTYKPPLDPYGPSCSSYTPAQVAPAANYGAGSTHGQLYDVWLPASPGYTPPDAVHGGHDSDMAPLLVCRGYFDGRHIPGKAAPSRGCAYITDAGRELIESNYEVLVGQGKYHWVHRAEGSIAPGAVEAGRAFNGEPLFVGRARYCGSLTPGKVQQSHRCIHIPYGGQEVGISSYEILVRSEIFHRQQAVNLSY